The DNA window GCACATCGATCGCGGCCAGCATGGACGCGGGGTTGGCGTTGTAACTGTCATCGATCAGGCGCACGCCCGTTGCCAGCACCTGGGCAACGGCACGACCCTTGACGGGTTGCAGGGCCTGCAGACCGGCAACGATATATTCGAGGTCTACGCCCACCGCATGAGCGGCAGCAGCCGCAGCCAGGGCATTGGCGACGTTGTGACGACCCAGCAGGTTGAGCTGGATCACGGCCGTACCGACCGGGCTGCGCAAGGTGAAGTTGGGGCAACCGCGCGAGTCCTGGGCGATGGCGAGCGCCTGGAAATCGGCCTTGTCGGCGTCTAGTGCAAAACTCAGCACACGCCGCAGGCCGGCACGCGCAACCCACTCGCCATAGGCCTTGTCGTCGCGGTTGAGGATGGCGACGCCGTTCTCGTCCAGTCCATCGAGGATCTCGCCCTTGGCCTGGACGATCTTCTCCGGCCCGCCGAACTCGCCGACATGGGCACTGCCCGCGTTGGTAATCACACTGACATGTGGCCGCGCCAGACTGACCGTGTAGGCAATTTCACCGGGGCGCGACGCACCGACTTCGATCACGGCGCTGCTGTGGTGACGGGTCAGTTCCAGCAGCGTCAGGGGAACGCCAAGATCATTGTTCAGATTGCCACGGGTCGCCAACACGGCCTCTTCTCCATGGCAGGCACGCAGGATGGAGGCCAGCATCTCCTTGACACTGGTCTTGCCGCTGGAGCCGGTCACGGCGATCACGTCGCCGTCGAATGCCGAACGCTTGAGCGCACCCAACTGACCCAGTGCGAGACGGGTGTCGCGGACGATCAGTTGCGGCAGTGGCGCCCCTTCGACTTCACGCTCGACCAGCGCCGCCACGGCGCCCTTGGTAGCCACCTCGGCGAGATAGTCATGGCCATCGAAGCGCGGCCCGGTCAGGGCGACGAAGGCCTGGCCCGGTTTGATCGCCCGGCTGTCGATGCTGGCAGAGACAAAACTGGCATCGCCGCCGAGCAGACGCCCGGACAGCGGCATGACCAAGTCACTGAGGCGCATGGACTCAAGCATGGTTCACCTCCCAGGCCGCCAGCGCGCTCTGCGCCTCGAGCAGATCGGAAAAGGCCGTACGCTCGCCGGCGATTTCCTGGTAGTCCTCATGCCCCTTGCCGGCCAGCAGCACGACATCGCCAACCTGGCTGAGCGCGATGGCTTCGGCGATGGCTTCGGCACGCCCGGCGATCTGGCGAACGCGGGCCTTGGCGGTGAAGCCCTGCATGATTTCTTCACGGATCGACGCGGGCTCTTCGCCACGCGGATTGTCATCGGTCACCAGTATCTGGTCGGCCAGGCGCTCGGCCACGGCGGCCATCAACGGACGCTTGCCACGGTCGCGCTCGCCACCGCAGCCGAACAGGCAAGTCAGGCTACCCTGCACATGCGGACGCATGGCCAGCAGGACTTTCTCCAGGGCATCCGGGGTATGGGCGTAGTCGACCACCACCAGTGGCAGGCAATGACCGCCCAGGCGCTGCATACGGCCTGCAGGTCCCTGCAAGTCAGGGAAGACCGCCAGGATTTCATCCAGCGGATACCCCATCGCCAACAAGGTACCGATCGCCGCCAGCGCATTGCTGACGTTGAAGCGCCCCAGCAGCTTGCTGTGCAGGGAGCCTTCGCCCTGCGGCGTGACGATGCGGGCGCGAATACCATTGTCGTCCAGGCTCACTTGCGAGCAATAAAGGTAGGCCAAGGCATCGTCCAGGCTGTAGGTGATCAGGCGTGAGTCATGCTCTCGCGCCGCCAGTTCCCGCCCGAAGTCATCGTCCAGATTGATGACCCGGCAGTCCAGGCCCGGCATGGCGAACAGCGCAGCCTTGGCCTCGCCATAGGCCTGCATGGTGCCGTGATAGTCGAGGTGATCGCGGGACAGGTTGGTGAAGACCGCCACGTCGAAATCGAGCGCCGCCACCCGTCCCTGCTGCAAGCCATGGGAAGAAACCTCCATGGCCACCGCACGAGCGCCGCCCTGCTTCAGGCGCGCCAGAGTTGCCTGCACCCCGAGGGAGTCAGGCGTGGTGTGCCGCCCTTGTTCCAGCTCGCCGTAGAAACCCGTTCCCAGCGTG is part of the Pseudomonas sp. ABC1 genome and encodes:
- a CDS encoding UDP-N-acetylmuramoyl-L-alanyl-D-glutamate--2,6-diaminopimelate ligase, whose translation is MPMPLNQLLPQADSSVLIRELTLDSRKVRPGDLFLAVPGALQDGRAHIPDAIARGAAAVAYESEGAQDIWAVGATLLPVRNLASQLSAIAGRFYGEPSRSLRLAGITGTNGKTSVSQLVAQALDLMGERCGVIGTLGTGFYGELEQGRHTTPDSLGVQATLARLKQGGARAVAMEVSSHGLQQGRVAALDFDVAVFTNLSRDHLDYHGTMQAYGEAKAALFAMPGLDCRVINLDDDFGRELAAREHDSRLITYSLDDALAYLYCSQVSLDDNGIRARIVTPQGEGSLHSKLLGRFNVSNALAAIGTLLAMGYPLDEILAVFPDLQGPAGRMQRLGGHCLPLVVVDYAHTPDALEKVLLAMRPHVQGSLTCLFGCGGERDRGKRPLMAAVAERLADQILVTDDNPRGEEPASIREEIMQGFTAKARVRQIAGRAEAIAEAIALSQVGDVVLLAGKGHEDYQEIAGERTAFSDLLEAQSALAAWEVNHA
- the murF gene encoding UDP-N-acetylmuramoyl-tripeptide--D-alanyl-D-alanine ligase; the encoded protein is MLESMRLSDLVMPLSGRLLGGDASFVSASIDSRAIKPGQAFVALTGPRFDGHDYLAEVATKGAVAALVEREVEGAPLPQLIVRDTRLALGQLGALKRSAFDGDVIAVTGSSGKTSVKEMLASILRACHGEEAVLATRGNLNNDLGVPLTLLELTRHHSSAVIEVGASRPGEIAYTVSLARPHVSVITNAGSAHVGEFGGPEKIVQAKGEILDGLDENGVAILNRDDKAYGEWVARAGLRRVLSFALDADKADFQALAIAQDSRGCPNFTLRSPVGTAVIQLNLLGRHNVANALAAAAAAHAVGVDLEYIVAGLQALQPVKGRAVAQVLATGVRLIDDSYNANPASMLAAIDVLSGFAGRRVLVLGDMGELGAWAVQAHEEVGAYARGKVDALYAVGPLMENAVSAYGLGGVHFAEQAFLIEALRTENAANTTILIKGSRSAAMDKIVDALAETATEKH